A single window of Brachyhypopomus gauderio isolate BG-103 chromosome 21, BGAUD_0.2, whole genome shotgun sequence DNA harbors:
- the nckap5l gene encoding nck-associated protein 5-like isoform X1 produces the protein MMSEEAQRRGLEEDPESEEGDLESYLEEESNSELLERVRELQAENSALSLANESQREAYERCLDEVANHVVQALLNQKDLREECIKLKMRVFDLERQNRTLCELLQEKLHSQSCVHQQTGSCLEHITELQHSDANKLIETQKNAQAKGNGECAQNCFPDTQSSTTSMEALSPFLKKKAHILEVLRKLEETDPLRYHRSSGISSLCEYSQALVSKDTVLACRDNSPRCNATKTHCSHSCSDICTLQHLNGGEHNSVTCGSCNTCLILSNKDSISLANSSHKCCTSVTIDNLNLAPPEFHKSQDLQSLLKPATGTSEHVANRKSADVSASPSEQGLDPTNELVTKEGTDSLPNLPVAELDQDRVPDHELASSLAPIETEPKDKNRISDSLVDSQLSTRSSGSTCDEHIIDECVTSAGLLEKDFKHLNIVASERLDNVTGDEELLQKVDTVIPTISKLPTLGLKDNLQEAYCELESVKSVHKGLLFSPNENQTATRVLDEIYVPVKDSIPQDHQADRSKLVSPNQVSCLREAKSSPSKLLKFLKIPTIGERTPASNTPRLSPQLARSSKIPCRSNNYEVHHSPVAVRKATTTERQKQPPCPKSETYPSTHSAPTSPPQPDDPPPVVPKEISIPKNSRGGKPTQAATPQKHAQKIPHYENVPDLRVTASGADISQVLGEVSTALRYASSNTERVKAKQGNVGGEKPMSLKSQKETSPGSDVSDQEETSDGPVWHKQVNHRSLPSQSTSQKSQLSGISMRSKSQEKNETVKDQSQSSGSPMKRNEPPPIPKKTGTGRHSSESSHSFKERLAALGKLRNPEEPVACSQSADKRELQSSVGVHPQTSDNIKNADRTPDCKTGEHRLSKNTDSVDEKSYVSGHVDSAISKQAQFQSADQGIKSLPASTVISKLESESSRMSLAKPESPKSKMSPPTSNLEAAQALRSYAKGATPHSLSYGGKNIPSPHSNSPNKIPLKSPTKTVPPSLNRDGKPSQELPRYLSKSEDRSQLRASKKKSSSGGDSLPPPPPRPMESGEEKRHSAPSPQSSIEQKVMKGIEENMLKLQEQDKGQVTEVKQKASNGIANWFGLRKSKLPALSRKPETPKGKDDKREWKLNISSVGKDTKMAAKKPESESLNISMLMEKAEGLHKALEEERAYVNGVALDRQGKGHSCEVVMDQAQGQLSVMYRGVPSDNFMQQLLNRVDGKDVGGISVAHRRLSFDCKVRPVFSHSTVGVSQTRSSEDMEKSSALISKVDGVSDENLADSMHHERFAGSGISTHTLDSGIGTFPLPDYSTNAGCKNMPKVKAQGEKEPSLTQGIHGSGVKIPHKAWNLERELSSLEEDYIMGQEMDRTLEGKMASNQVADMCHEGTDICGAPMRSGPTKNWTFPNLKGTTESSDVYLGVGKVLEPVTQKSSFRRRTMTSDAAVGRDSESRNLPQPAPVRRSKTRGPGNPDAVREPGLELARERPDDALSPGHPQVLETPESLSDSLYDSLSSCGSQG, from the exons ATGATGTCTGAAGAAGCCCAGCGCAGGGGGCTTGAGGAGGACCCGGAGTCTGAGGAGGGGGACCTGGAGTCCTACCTGGAGGAGGAGAGCAACAGCGAGCTCCTGGAGCGTGTCCGAGAGCTGCAG GCTGAAAACTCGGCCCTTTCCTTAGCCAATGAGAGCCAGAGGGAAGCGTACGAGAGATGTCTGGATGAG GTCGCCAACCATGTTGTCCAGGCCCTACTCAACCAGAAG GATCTTCGGGAGGAGTGTATCAAGCTGAAGATGAGAGTGTTTGATTTGGAGAGGCAGAACAGAACACTGTGTGAACTCCTCCAGGAAAAACTGCACAGTCAGTCTTGTGTACATCAGCAG ACTGGGTCCTGCTTGGAACACATTACTGAGCTACAACACAGCGATGCAAACAAACTGATTGAAACTCAGAAGAATGCACAAGCCAAG GGAAATGGAGAGTGTGCACAAAATTGCTTTCCTGACACCCAAAGTTCCACCACGTCCATGGAGGCCTTATCTCCATTCCTGAAGAAGAAAGCACACATTCTGGAGGTCCTTCGTAAGCTGGAGGAGACAGACCCTCTGCGCTACCACCGCTCCTCCGGCATCTCGTCCCTCTGTGAATACAGCCAAGCTCTGGTCTCCAAGGACACTGTCTTGGCCTGCAGAGACAACTCGCCCAGGTGTAACGCAACCAAAACCCATTGTTCTCACTCCTGTTCAGACATTTGCACACTCCAACATTTGAATGGCGGTGAGCACAACAGTGTAACGTGCGGAAGCTGCAACACGTGTTTGATTTTGTCCAATAAGGACTCTATCAGTCTTGCCAACAGTAGCCACAAGTGTTGCACTTCCGTTACAATTGACAACCTCAATTTGGCTCCGCCCGAATTCCACAAAAGCCAAGACCTGCAGAGCCTTTTGAAGCCTGCCACAGGTACTAGCGAACATGTAGCCAACAGGAAGTCTGCTGATGTGTCTGCTTCTCCATCAGAACAAGGTCTTGACCCAACCAATGAGCTTGTGACAAAAGAAGGCACGGACTCTTTACCTAATTTGCCAGTGGCTGAATTAGATCAAGATAGAGTTCCTGATCATGAACTGGCAAGTTCCCTCGCACCAATAGAGACGGAGCCAAAAGACAAGAATAGAATTTCAGATAGTCTGGTAGACTCCCAATTATCAACAAGGTCAAGTGGTAGCACATGCGATGAACATATTATTGATGAGTGTGTGACCAGTGCAGGTCTGTTGGAAAAGGATTTTAAGCACTTAAACATTGTAGCATCCGAGAGGCTGGATAACGTCACAGGAGATGAAGAGCTTTTGCAGAAAGTCGACACGGTCATCCCGACCATCTCCAAGCTGCCTACTCTTGGTCTGAAGGACAACTTACAAGAAGCATACTGTGAGTTAGAGAGCGTCAAATCTGTCCATAAAGGCTTGCTGTTTTCTCCCAATGAGAACCAAACTGCCACAAGAGTGCTGGATGAGATATATGTCCCTGTGAAAGACAGCATCCCACAGGACCATCAGGCGGATAGGTCCAAACTTGTTAGTCCAAACCAGGTATCGTGCCTCAGAGAGGCCAAGTCGTCCCCTTCAAAGCTCCTCAAGTTTCTCAAGATTCCCACCATAGGAGAGCGCACCCCAGCATCCAACACCCCACGCCTCAGCCCACAGCTGGCACGGAGTTCAAAGATCCCTTGCCGTAGTAACAACTACGAGGTGCACCATTCACCAGTTGCTGTCCGCAAAGCAACCACAACAGAAAGACAAAAACAACCACCGTGTCCCAAATCGGAAACGTACCCTTCCACACATTCTGCACCGACCTCTCCACCTCAGCCCGACGATCCCCCTCCAGTGGTGCCAAAGGAGATCAGCATACCTAAAAACAGTAGAGGAGGCAAACCTACACAAGCTGCAACCCCACAGAAACATGCTCAGAAAATCCCACACTACGAGAATGTTCCAGATCTAAGAGTGACTGCGAGTGGTGCTGACATATCTCAGGTTCTTGGGGAAGTAAGCACTGCTCTCCGATACGCCAGCTCCAACACAGAAAGAGTCAAAGCAAAGCAAGGAAATGTGGGTGGGGAGAAACCCATGAGTCTCAAGTCACAAAAGGAAACTTCACCAGGCTCTGACGTATCTGACCAAGAGGAGACCTCGGACGGTCCTGTATGGCACAAGCAGGTCAACCACCGCAGTTTGCCCAGTCAGTCAACTTCTCAGAAGTCACAGCTAAGTGGCATCAGCATGAGATCCAAAAGTCAAGAGAAAAATGAGACAGTGAAGGATCAATCACAAAGTTCAGGATCACCAATGAAAAGGAATGAGCCACCACCCATTCCCAAGAAGACAGGCACAGGTAGACACTCAAGTGAGTCCAGCCATTCCTTTAAAGAGAGATTGGCAGCACTTGGTAAACTGAGGAACCCGGAGGAACCAGTAGCTTGTTCCCAGTCAGCAGATAAAAGGGAACTGCAGTCTAGTGTGGGTGTGCACCCTCAAaccagtgacaatatcaaaaatGCTGATAGGACCCCAGACTGTAAAACTGGAGAACACAGACTCTCAAAAAATACAGATTCTGTTGATGAAAAGTCATATGTCTCAGGCCATGTGGACAGTGCCATCTCAAAACAAGCTCAGTTTCAGTCTGCAGACCAAGGGATCAAATCTCTACCTGCAAGCACTGTCATTTCTAAACTGGAAAGTGAGTCCTCTAGAATGTCCTTAGCAAAGCCAGAAAGCCCCAAGTCCAAGATGTCCCCACCAACCAGCAACTTGGAGGCTGCCCAAGCTTTGCGCAGCTATGCTAAAGGTGCAACACCACATAGTCTTTCATATGGTGGGAAAAACATCCCCAGCCCACACAGCAACAGCCCCAACAAAATTCCCCTCAAGTCCCCGACCAAAACCGTTCCGCCATCTTTGAACCGAGATGGGAAACCTTCCCAAGAACTTCCGAGGTACCTGTCCAAATCTGAAGACAGGAGCCAACTTCGCGCCAGTAAGAAGAAGAGTTCCTCTGGTGGGGAcagccttcctcctcctccaccaagGCCGATGGAGTCGGGTGAAGAAAAGAGGCACTCTGCTCCCAGCCCTCAGTCCTCCATCGAACAGAAAGTGATGAAGGGCATCGAAGAAAACATGCTGAAGCTTCAAGAACAGGACAAAGGTCAAGTAACCGAGGTGAAACAGAAGGCGTCCAACGGTATCGCCAACTGGTTTGGCTTGCGGAAAAGCAAGCTTCCGGCCCTTAGCCGAAAACCTGAGACACCAAAAGGCAAAGATGATAAGAGAGAGTGGAAGCTGAATATATCCTCCGTGGGGAAGGATACCAAGATGGCTGCCAAAAAGCCAGAGAGTGAGAGCTTGAACATATCCATGCTCATGGAAAAGGCAGAAGGCCTGCACAAAGCTCTGGAAGAGGAACGAGCGTATGTGAATGGTGTGGCTTTGGACCGACAAGGAAAGGGACATTCCTGTGAGGTGGTAATGGACCAGGCACAGGGACAGCTGTCTGTTATGTACAGGGGAGTGCCATCAGATAACTTCATGCAGCAGCTGCTTAACCG AGTGGATGGGAAGGATGTTGGTGGCATCAGCGTAGCCCATCGACGCCTGTCTTTTGACTGTAAAGTCAGGCCTGTCTTCAGTCATAGCACAGTTGGAGTTAGTCAGACTAGGAGCAGTGAGGACATGGAAAAG AGTTCGGCTTTGATAAGCAAAGTGGATGGTGTATCGGATGAAAACCTTGCGGATTCGATGCATCATGAGCGTTTTGCAG GTTCTGGCATCTCTACGCACACATTGGACAGTGGTATTGGCACGTTTCCTCTTCCTGACTACAGTACGAATGCCGGCTGTAAAAACATGCCTAAAGTGAAGGCCCAAGGTGAGAAGGAACCATCCCTAACCCAGGGAATCCACGGCTCAGGGGTGAAGATTCCTCACAAGGCCTGGAATCTGGAGAGGGAGCTATCATCTTTGGAAGAAGATTACATTATGGGTCAAGAAATGGACAGGACCCTAGAAGGCAAGATGGCGTCCAATCAGGTTGCTGATATGTGTCATGAAG GCACAGACATTTGCGGCGCACCCATGAGGTCTGGCCCCACTAAGAACTGGACTTTCCCCAATCTGAAAGGCACTACAGAATCATCGGATGTTTATCTCGGAGTTGGGAAAGTCTTGGAGCCAGTAACGCAGAAGAGCTCATTTAGGAGG CGCACCATGACCAGTGATGCTGCGGTGGGGCGTGACAGCGAGTCCCGGAACCTTCCGCAGCCGGCACCGGTGCGCAGGAGCAAGACTCGTGGACCTGGCAACCCAGACGCAGTAAGGGAGCCAGGCTTGGAGCTGGCGAGAGAAAGGCCAGATGACGCCCTCTCCCCTGGACACCCCCAGGTCCTAGAAACCCCCGAGTCTCTCAGCGATTCTCTGTATGACAGCCTGTCCTCCTGTGGAAGCCAAGGCTGA
- the nckap5l gene encoding nck-associated protein 5-like isoform X2, with amino-acid sequence MMSEEAQRRGLEEDPESEEGDLESYLEEESNSELLERVRELQAENSALSLANESQREAYERCLDEVANHVVQALLNQKDLREECIKLKMRVFDLERQNRTLCELLQEKLHSQSCVHQQTGSCLEHITELQHSDANKLIETQKNAQAKGNGECAQNCFPDTQSSTTSMEALSPFLKKKAHILEVLRKLEETDPLRYHRSSGISSLCEYSQALVSKDTVLACRDNSPRCNATKTHCSHSCSDICTLQHLNGGEHNSVTCGSCNTCLILSNKDSISLANSSHKCCTSVTIDNLNLAPPEFHKSQDLQSLLKPATGTSEHVANRKSADVSASPSEQGLDPTNELVTKEGTDSLPNLPVAELDQDRVPDHELASSLAPIETEPKDKNRISDSLVDSQLSTRSSGSTCDEHIIDECVTSAGLLEKDFKHLNIVASERLDNVTGDEELLQKVDTVIPTISKLPTLGLKDNLQEAYCELESVKSVHKGLLFSPNENQTATRVLDEIYVPVKDSIPQDHQADRSKLVSPNQVSCLREAKSSPSKLLKFLKIPTIGERTPASNTPRLSPQLARSSKIPCRSNNYEVHHSPVAVRKATTTERQKQPPCPKSETYPSTHSAPTSPPQPDDPPPVVPKEISIPKNSRGGKPTQAATPQKHAQKIPHYENVPDLRVTASGADISQVLGEVSTALRYASSNTERVKAKQGNVGGEKPMSLKSQKETSPGSDVSDQEETSDGPVWHKQVNHRSLPSQSTSQKSQLSGISMRSKSQEKNETVKDQSQSSGSPMKRNEPPPIPKKTGTGRHSSESSHSFKERLAALGKLRNPEEPVACSQSADKRELQSSVGVHPQTSDNIKNADRTPDCKTGEHRLSKNTDSVDEKSYVSGHVDSAISKQAQFQSADQGIKSLPASTVISKLESESSRMSLAKPESPKSKMSPPTSNLEAAQALRSYAKGATPHSLSYGGKNIPSPHSNSPNKIPLKSPTKTVPPSLNRDGKPSQELPRYLSKSEDRSQLRASKKKSSSGGDSLPPPPPRPMESGEEKRHSAPSPQSSIEQKVMKGIEENMLKLQEQDKGQVTEVKQKASNGIANWFGLRKSKLPALSRKPETPKGKDDKREWKLNISSVGKDTKMAAKKPESESLNISMLMEKAEGLHKALEEERAYVNGVALDRQGKGHSCEVVMDQAQGQLSVMYRGVPSDNFMQQLLNRVDGKDVGGISVAHRRLSFDCKVRPVFSHSTVGVSQTRSSEDMEKSSALISKVDGVSDENLADSMHHERFAGSGISTHTLDSGIGTFPLPDYSTNAGCKNMPKVKAQGEKEPSLTQGIHGSGVKIPHKAWNLERELSSLEEDYIMGQEMDRTLEGTDICGAPMRSGPTKNWTFPNLKGTTESSDVYLGVGKVLEPVTQKSSFRRRTMTSDAAVGRDSESRNLPQPAPVRRSKTRGPGNPDAVREPGLELARERPDDALSPGHPQVLETPESLSDSLYDSLSSCGSQG; translated from the exons ATGATGTCTGAAGAAGCCCAGCGCAGGGGGCTTGAGGAGGACCCGGAGTCTGAGGAGGGGGACCTGGAGTCCTACCTGGAGGAGGAGAGCAACAGCGAGCTCCTGGAGCGTGTCCGAGAGCTGCAG GCTGAAAACTCGGCCCTTTCCTTAGCCAATGAGAGCCAGAGGGAAGCGTACGAGAGATGTCTGGATGAG GTCGCCAACCATGTTGTCCAGGCCCTACTCAACCAGAAG GATCTTCGGGAGGAGTGTATCAAGCTGAAGATGAGAGTGTTTGATTTGGAGAGGCAGAACAGAACACTGTGTGAACTCCTCCAGGAAAAACTGCACAGTCAGTCTTGTGTACATCAGCAG ACTGGGTCCTGCTTGGAACACATTACTGAGCTACAACACAGCGATGCAAACAAACTGATTGAAACTCAGAAGAATGCACAAGCCAAG GGAAATGGAGAGTGTGCACAAAATTGCTTTCCTGACACCCAAAGTTCCACCACGTCCATGGAGGCCTTATCTCCATTCCTGAAGAAGAAAGCACACATTCTGGAGGTCCTTCGTAAGCTGGAGGAGACAGACCCTCTGCGCTACCACCGCTCCTCCGGCATCTCGTCCCTCTGTGAATACAGCCAAGCTCTGGTCTCCAAGGACACTGTCTTGGCCTGCAGAGACAACTCGCCCAGGTGTAACGCAACCAAAACCCATTGTTCTCACTCCTGTTCAGACATTTGCACACTCCAACATTTGAATGGCGGTGAGCACAACAGTGTAACGTGCGGAAGCTGCAACACGTGTTTGATTTTGTCCAATAAGGACTCTATCAGTCTTGCCAACAGTAGCCACAAGTGTTGCACTTCCGTTACAATTGACAACCTCAATTTGGCTCCGCCCGAATTCCACAAAAGCCAAGACCTGCAGAGCCTTTTGAAGCCTGCCACAGGTACTAGCGAACATGTAGCCAACAGGAAGTCTGCTGATGTGTCTGCTTCTCCATCAGAACAAGGTCTTGACCCAACCAATGAGCTTGTGACAAAAGAAGGCACGGACTCTTTACCTAATTTGCCAGTGGCTGAATTAGATCAAGATAGAGTTCCTGATCATGAACTGGCAAGTTCCCTCGCACCAATAGAGACGGAGCCAAAAGACAAGAATAGAATTTCAGATAGTCTGGTAGACTCCCAATTATCAACAAGGTCAAGTGGTAGCACATGCGATGAACATATTATTGATGAGTGTGTGACCAGTGCAGGTCTGTTGGAAAAGGATTTTAAGCACTTAAACATTGTAGCATCCGAGAGGCTGGATAACGTCACAGGAGATGAAGAGCTTTTGCAGAAAGTCGACACGGTCATCCCGACCATCTCCAAGCTGCCTACTCTTGGTCTGAAGGACAACTTACAAGAAGCATACTGTGAGTTAGAGAGCGTCAAATCTGTCCATAAAGGCTTGCTGTTTTCTCCCAATGAGAACCAAACTGCCACAAGAGTGCTGGATGAGATATATGTCCCTGTGAAAGACAGCATCCCACAGGACCATCAGGCGGATAGGTCCAAACTTGTTAGTCCAAACCAGGTATCGTGCCTCAGAGAGGCCAAGTCGTCCCCTTCAAAGCTCCTCAAGTTTCTCAAGATTCCCACCATAGGAGAGCGCACCCCAGCATCCAACACCCCACGCCTCAGCCCACAGCTGGCACGGAGTTCAAAGATCCCTTGCCGTAGTAACAACTACGAGGTGCACCATTCACCAGTTGCTGTCCGCAAAGCAACCACAACAGAAAGACAAAAACAACCACCGTGTCCCAAATCGGAAACGTACCCTTCCACACATTCTGCACCGACCTCTCCACCTCAGCCCGACGATCCCCCTCCAGTGGTGCCAAAGGAGATCAGCATACCTAAAAACAGTAGAGGAGGCAAACCTACACAAGCTGCAACCCCACAGAAACATGCTCAGAAAATCCCACACTACGAGAATGTTCCAGATCTAAGAGTGACTGCGAGTGGTGCTGACATATCTCAGGTTCTTGGGGAAGTAAGCACTGCTCTCCGATACGCCAGCTCCAACACAGAAAGAGTCAAAGCAAAGCAAGGAAATGTGGGTGGGGAGAAACCCATGAGTCTCAAGTCACAAAAGGAAACTTCACCAGGCTCTGACGTATCTGACCAAGAGGAGACCTCGGACGGTCCTGTATGGCACAAGCAGGTCAACCACCGCAGTTTGCCCAGTCAGTCAACTTCTCAGAAGTCACAGCTAAGTGGCATCAGCATGAGATCCAAAAGTCAAGAGAAAAATGAGACAGTGAAGGATCAATCACAAAGTTCAGGATCACCAATGAAAAGGAATGAGCCACCACCCATTCCCAAGAAGACAGGCACAGGTAGACACTCAAGTGAGTCCAGCCATTCCTTTAAAGAGAGATTGGCAGCACTTGGTAAACTGAGGAACCCGGAGGAACCAGTAGCTTGTTCCCAGTCAGCAGATAAAAGGGAACTGCAGTCTAGTGTGGGTGTGCACCCTCAAaccagtgacaatatcaaaaatGCTGATAGGACCCCAGACTGTAAAACTGGAGAACACAGACTCTCAAAAAATACAGATTCTGTTGATGAAAAGTCATATGTCTCAGGCCATGTGGACAGTGCCATCTCAAAACAAGCTCAGTTTCAGTCTGCAGACCAAGGGATCAAATCTCTACCTGCAAGCACTGTCATTTCTAAACTGGAAAGTGAGTCCTCTAGAATGTCCTTAGCAAAGCCAGAAAGCCCCAAGTCCAAGATGTCCCCACCAACCAGCAACTTGGAGGCTGCCCAAGCTTTGCGCAGCTATGCTAAAGGTGCAACACCACATAGTCTTTCATATGGTGGGAAAAACATCCCCAGCCCACACAGCAACAGCCCCAACAAAATTCCCCTCAAGTCCCCGACCAAAACCGTTCCGCCATCTTTGAACCGAGATGGGAAACCTTCCCAAGAACTTCCGAGGTACCTGTCCAAATCTGAAGACAGGAGCCAACTTCGCGCCAGTAAGAAGAAGAGTTCCTCTGGTGGGGAcagccttcctcctcctccaccaagGCCGATGGAGTCGGGTGAAGAAAAGAGGCACTCTGCTCCCAGCCCTCAGTCCTCCATCGAACAGAAAGTGATGAAGGGCATCGAAGAAAACATGCTGAAGCTTCAAGAACAGGACAAAGGTCAAGTAACCGAGGTGAAACAGAAGGCGTCCAACGGTATCGCCAACTGGTTTGGCTTGCGGAAAAGCAAGCTTCCGGCCCTTAGCCGAAAACCTGAGACACCAAAAGGCAAAGATGATAAGAGAGAGTGGAAGCTGAATATATCCTCCGTGGGGAAGGATACCAAGATGGCTGCCAAAAAGCCAGAGAGTGAGAGCTTGAACATATCCATGCTCATGGAAAAGGCAGAAGGCCTGCACAAAGCTCTGGAAGAGGAACGAGCGTATGTGAATGGTGTGGCTTTGGACCGACAAGGAAAGGGACATTCCTGTGAGGTGGTAATGGACCAGGCACAGGGACAGCTGTCTGTTATGTACAGGGGAGTGCCATCAGATAACTTCATGCAGCAGCTGCTTAACCG AGTGGATGGGAAGGATGTTGGTGGCATCAGCGTAGCCCATCGACGCCTGTCTTTTGACTGTAAAGTCAGGCCTGTCTTCAGTCATAGCACAGTTGGAGTTAGTCAGACTAGGAGCAGTGAGGACATGGAAAAG AGTTCGGCTTTGATAAGCAAAGTGGATGGTGTATCGGATGAAAACCTTGCGGATTCGATGCATCATGAGCGTTTTGCAG GTTCTGGCATCTCTACGCACACATTGGACAGTGGTATTGGCACGTTTCCTCTTCCTGACTACAGTACGAATGCCGGCTGTAAAAACATGCCTAAAGTGAAGGCCCAAGGTGAGAAGGAACCATCCCTAACCCAGGGAATCCACGGCTCAGGGGTGAAGATTCCTCACAAGGCCTGGAATCTGGAGAGGGAGCTATCATCTTTGGAAGAAGATTACATTATGGGTCAAGAAATGGACAGGACCCTAGAAG GCACAGACATTTGCGGCGCACCCATGAGGTCTGGCCCCACTAAGAACTGGACTTTCCCCAATCTGAAAGGCACTACAGAATCATCGGATGTTTATCTCGGAGTTGGGAAAGTCTTGGAGCCAGTAACGCAGAAGAGCTCATTTAGGAGG CGCACCATGACCAGTGATGCTGCGGTGGGGCGTGACAGCGAGTCCCGGAACCTTCCGCAGCCGGCACCGGTGCGCAGGAGCAAGACTCGTGGACCTGGCAACCCAGACGCAGTAAGGGAGCCAGGCTTGGAGCTGGCGAGAGAAAGGCCAGATGACGCCCTCTCCCCTGGACACCCCCAGGTCCTAGAAACCCCCGAGTCTCTCAGCGATTCTCTGTATGACAGCCTGTCCTCCTGTGGAAGCCAAGGCTGA